From Scatophagus argus isolate fScaArg1 chromosome 10, fScaArg1.pri, whole genome shotgun sequence, a single genomic window includes:
- the LOC124066374 gene encoding cytochrome P450 26C1, giving the protein MFALEQFGVLSALATALTSVLSALLLLALTRQLWSLRWSLTRDKESSLPLPKGSMGWPLVGETFHWLFQGSNFHISRRQRHGNVFKTHLLGKPVIRVTGAENVRKILLGEHSLVCTQWPQSTRIILGPNTLVNSIGDLHRRKRKIVAKVFSRGALESYLPRLQDVVKSEIGKWCSEPGAVDVYSAARSLTFRIAVKVLLGLQLEEERIVYLARIFEQLMNNLFSLPIDAPLSGLRKGIKAREILHANMEKIIEEKMERQQAEEEYCDAFDYMLSSSKEHGHQLSIQELKETAVELIFAAHSTTASASTSLVLQLLRHPAVVEKARMELEAQGLGYESHSPPDLALVKEEDAANTETSCLLNRGHLNHQNHNDGFPQSVSHIPHLTLDKLSQLRYVDCVVREVLRFLPPVSGGYRTVLQTFELDGYQIPKGWSVMYSIRDTHETAAVFQSPEQFDPDRFGPDREESRSSRFSYVPFGGGVRSCVGKELAQIILKTLAVELIGTCKWTLATENFPKMQTVPIVHPVNGLHVHFTYNYPL; this is encoded by the exons ATGTTTGCCCTGGAACAGTTTGGGGTGCTGTCGGCCCTGGCCACTGCGCTCACCTCAGTCCTGTccgcgctgctgctgctggcgcTGACCCGGCAGCTGTGGAGCCTCCGCTGGAGTCTGACGCGGGACAAAGAGAGCAGCCTGCCGCTGCCGAAGGGCTCCATGGGCTGGCCGCTGGTCGGAGAGACGTTCCACTGGCTGTTCCAG GGCTCCAACTTCCACATCTCGCGCAGGCAGCGACACGGCAACGTGTTTAAGACGCACCTGCTGGGGAAGCCGGTCATCCGGGTGACGGGCGCAGAAAACGTCCGCAAGATCCTCCTGGGCGAGCACAGCCTGGTGTGCACCCAGTGGCCCCAGAGCACCCGCATCATCCTGGGCCCCAACACGCTGGTCAACTCCATCGGAGACCTgcacaggaggaagagaaag ATCGTTGCTAAAGTGTTTAGCCGGGGGGCTCTGGAGTCCTACCTGCCCCGGCTGCAGGACGTCGTCAAGTCTGAAATCGGCAAGTGGTGCTCGGAGCCAGGCGCCGTCGACGTTTACAGCGCCGCCAGATCCCTGACATTCCGCATCGCCGTCAAGGTCCTGCTGGgtctgcagctggaggaggagcggaTTGTTTACCTGGCCCGGATCTTCGAGCAACTGATGAACAACCTGTTCTCACTCCCCATAGACGCTCCGCTCAGTGGGCTGCGCAAG GGGATAAAAGCCAGAGAAATCCTGCACGCTAACATGGAGAAAATCATTGAGGAAAAGATGGAGCGGCAGCAGGCGGAGGAAGAGTACTGCGATGCCTTCGACTACATGCTGTCGAGTTCCAAAGAGCACGGCCATCAGCTCAGCATCCAGGAGCTCAAG GAAACAGCAGTGGAGTTGATCTTCGCTGCTCACTCCACCACAGCCAGTGCCTCCACATCGCTGGTCCTGCAGCTCCTTCGCCATCCAGCTGTGGTGGAGAAAGCCAGAATGGAGCTCGAGGCACAAGGTCTCGGTTACGAATCCCACAGCCCCCCTGACCTCGCCCTGGTGAAAGAGGAGGACGCCGCCAACACAGAGACAAGCTGCCTGCTGAACAGAGGACATCTGAATCACCAGAATCACAATGATGGTTTTCCACAGTCCGTGTCTCATATACCACATCTGACCCTGGACAAGCTGAGTCAGCTCCGCTACGTCGACTGTGTTGTCAGAGAGGTGCTCCGCTTCCTGCCGCCAGTTTCCGGTGGTTACCGGACAGTCCTTCAGACGTTTGAATTAGAC GGCTACCAGATCCCCAAAGGCTGGAGTGTAATGTACAGCATCCGGGACACCCATGAGACTGCAGCAGTTTTCCAGAGCCCAGAGCAGTTTGACCCAGACCGGTTCGGCCCAGATCGGGAGGAAAGTCGATCATCTCGGTTCAGCTACGTCCCGTTTGGTGGCGGTGTTCGGAGCTGTGTTGGGAAAGAGCTGGCACAGATCATCCTAAAGACTCTGGCTGTGGAGCTGATCGGAACTTGCAAATGGACCCTGGCCACGGAGAACTTTCCCAAGATGCAGACAGTCCCCATAGTGCACCCGGTAAACGGGCTCCATGTGCATTTTACTTACAACTACCCGCTTTAG